One genomic window of Anaeromyxobacter diazotrophicus includes the following:
- a CDS encoding GDP-L-fucose synthase family protein — translation MSFDWSTERVVVTGGAGFLGSFVLDELRRRGAREVVVPRSREYDLVDMAAVRRLYADARPTLLVHMAARVGGIGANRDNPGKFFYDNLMMGVQLIEVGRQVGLKKLVALGTICAYPKFAPVPFKEEDIWNGYPEETNAPYGLAKKMLLVQSQAYRQQYGFNSSVLFPVNLYGPRDNFDLHSSHVIPALIRKCIEARERGDHQIVVWGDGSASREFLHARDAAEGIVTACERYDKSEPVNLGAGFEIKISELVPLVARLCRFDGRIVWDTSKPNGQPRRMLDTSRAEREFGWKARIGFEEGLRETVAWFEAHRGEIQ, via the coding sequence GTGTCTTTCGACTGGTCGACCGAGCGGGTCGTCGTCACGGGTGGTGCTGGTTTCCTTGGGAGCTTCGTCCTCGACGAGCTGCGCCGGCGCGGCGCCCGCGAGGTTGTCGTGCCGCGCTCGAGGGAGTACGACCTCGTCGACATGGCCGCCGTGCGGCGGCTCTACGCGGATGCGAGGCCCACGCTGCTCGTGCACATGGCCGCGCGGGTGGGCGGCATCGGGGCCAACCGCGACAACCCGGGCAAGTTCTTCTACGACAACCTCATGATGGGCGTTCAGCTCATCGAGGTGGGCCGGCAGGTCGGGCTGAAGAAGCTGGTCGCGCTCGGCACCATCTGCGCCTATCCGAAGTTCGCGCCCGTGCCGTTCAAGGAAGAGGACATCTGGAACGGCTACCCCGAGGAGACGAACGCGCCGTACGGCCTGGCGAAGAAGATGCTGCTCGTCCAGAGCCAGGCCTACCGGCAGCAGTACGGGTTCAACTCGTCGGTCCTGTTCCCGGTGAACCTCTACGGCCCGCGCGACAACTTCGATCTCCACAGCTCGCACGTCATCCCGGCGCTGATAAGGAAGTGCATCGAGGCGCGCGAGCGCGGCGACCATCAGATAGTGGTCTGGGGCGACGGCTCGGCCTCGCGCGAGTTCCTCCACGCCCGCGACGCGGCGGAGGGCATCGTCACGGCCTGCGAGCGCTACGACAAGAGCGAGCCGGTGAACCTCGGCGCCGGGTTCGAGATCAAGATCAGCGAGCTCGTCCCGCTCGTCGCGCGCCTGTGCCGGTTCGACGGCCGGATCGTGTGGGACACTTCGAAGCCAAACGGTCAGCCCCGGCGCATGCTCGACACCTCCCGCGCCGAGCGGGAGTTCGGCTGGAAGGCGCGGATCGGGTTCGAGGAGGGGCTGCGCGAGACGGTGGCCTGGTTCGAGGCGCACCGCGGGGAGATCCAGTGA
- the gmd gene encoding GDP-mannose 4,6-dehydratase: MRKALITGITGQDGSYLAEVLLEKGYEVHGMVRRSSSFNTGRIDHLYQDPHLPGTRLFLHFGDLNDASSLNIILKKVRPDEIYNLGAQSHVRVSFDVPEYTAEVTGTGTIRLLEAVREIGLSDTRIYQASSSEMFGASPPPQNEKTPFYPRSPYGCAKVYSYWIGVNYREAYGMHVSNGILFNHESPRRGETFVTRKVTRAASRIKLGMQKKLYLGNLEARRDWGFAKDYVEAMWLMLQQPKGDDYVCATGESHTVRELCELAFGHLGLDYREFVDIDPRYYRPTEVDFLLGDASKAEQQLGWKPRTSFKALVSMMVESDLELAAREQRAGAGPAVSRHG; the protein is encoded by the coding sequence GTGAGGAAGGCGCTCATCACCGGGATCACCGGGCAGGACGGCAGCTACCTGGCGGAGGTGCTCCTCGAGAAGGGGTACGAGGTGCACGGCATGGTCCGTCGCTCGTCCTCCTTCAACACGGGACGTATCGACCACCTGTACCAGGACCCTCACCTGCCGGGGACGCGGCTCTTCCTCCACTTTGGCGACCTCAACGACGCGTCGTCGCTCAACATCATCCTGAAGAAGGTCCGCCCGGACGAGATCTACAATCTCGGCGCGCAGAGCCACGTCCGCGTGTCGTTCGACGTGCCCGAGTACACGGCCGAGGTGACCGGCACCGGGACCATCCGGTTGCTCGAGGCCGTCCGGGAGATCGGCCTCAGCGACACCCGCATCTACCAGGCCTCGTCGTCCGAGATGTTCGGCGCCTCGCCGCCGCCGCAGAACGAGAAGACCCCGTTCTACCCGCGCAGCCCCTACGGCTGCGCGAAGGTCTATTCGTACTGGATCGGCGTGAACTACCGCGAAGCGTATGGGATGCACGTCTCGAACGGCATCCTGTTCAACCACGAGTCGCCGCGGCGCGGAGAGACGTTCGTGACGCGCAAGGTGACCCGCGCGGCGTCTCGCATCAAGCTCGGGATGCAGAAGAAGCTCTACCTCGGCAACCTCGAGGCGAGGCGCGACTGGGGCTTCGCAAAGGACTACGTCGAGGCGATGTGGCTCATGCTCCAGCAGCCCAAGGGCGACGACTACGTCTGCGCCACGGGCGAGAGCCACACCGTCCGCGAGCTGTGCGAGCTGGCCTTCGGCCACCTCGGGCTCGACTACCGCGAGTTCGTGGACATCGACCCGCGCTACTACCGGCCGACCGAGGTCGACTTCCTGCTCGGCGACGCTTCCAAGGCCGAGCAGCAGCTCGGCTGGAAGCCGAGGACGAGCTTCAAGGCGCTCGTCTCCATGATGGTGGAGTCGGATCTCGAGCTGGCTGCGCGCGAGCAGCGTGCCGGCGCGGGGCCTGCGGTGTCGCGGCACGGCTGA
- a CDS encoding glycosyltransferase family 2 protein, whose product MRTLVIMPAYNEARNLPRAIASVRAAAPACDLCVVDDGSTDSTAEVARALGVRVLRSPLNLGIGGAVQTGYLWARDHGYDAAVQVDGDGQHDPRFIAEALAPLAAGAADVVIGSRFLAEGGFRSTPLRRAGIRYLAWFLRARCGARVTDPTSGFRAAGARAVALFARQYPSDYPEPEAIALAVRSGLAVREIPVRMEERLHGRSSITAWRTVYYLVKVSLALMLLPARVAREQVGTEATR is encoded by the coding sequence GTGCGCACCCTGGTCATCATGCCTGCCTACAACGAGGCAAGGAACCTGCCCCGAGCCATCGCCAGCGTCAGGGCGGCGGCCCCCGCGTGCGATCTCTGCGTGGTGGATGACGGGTCAACCGACTCGACGGCGGAGGTCGCGCGCGCGCTCGGGGTGCGTGTCCTCCGGAGCCCGCTGAACCTGGGGATCGGCGGGGCCGTTCAAACGGGCTACCTGTGGGCGCGCGATCACGGTTACGACGCCGCGGTCCAGGTCGACGGCGACGGCCAGCACGATCCGCGCTTCATCGCGGAGGCGCTGGCGCCGCTCGCCGCCGGGGCCGCGGACGTGGTGATCGGCTCGCGGTTCCTCGCCGAGGGCGGGTTCCGCTCGACGCCGCTTCGGCGCGCGGGGATCCGGTACCTGGCGTGGTTCCTTCGGGCCAGGTGCGGCGCCCGCGTGACCGATCCGACGTCGGGCTTTCGCGCCGCCGGGGCGCGCGCGGTCGCGCTGTTCGCACGACAGTACCCGTCCGACTATCCGGAGCCGGAGGCCATCGCGCTGGCGGTGCGGAGCGGACTCGCGGTCCGCGAGATCCCGGTGCGCATGGAGGAGCGGCTGCACGGCCGCAGCTCCATCACGGCCTGGCGAACGGTGTACTACCTCGTCAAGGTGTCGCTCGCGCTCATGCTGCTGCCGGCGCGCGTGGCGCGTGAGCAGGTCGGCACGGAGGCGACGAGATGA
- a CDS encoding DUF2304 domain-containing protein, with protein sequence MNAPGLPLHLQLFAAAVLLLFVGWLVYLIRYHRLSLRDSLLWLVSTSGALVATLFPGTLRWFARGLNIEVPSNALFALAFVYVLLNLLALTVSMSGQAARTRRLTQECALLRAELDTLRERLDGAAARE encoded by the coding sequence ATGAACGCGCCTGGGCTGCCGCTGCATCTCCAGCTCTTCGCCGCTGCCGTCCTCCTGCTGTTCGTCGGCTGGCTCGTGTACCTGATCCGCTACCACCGGCTGAGCCTGCGGGACAGCTTGCTGTGGCTCGTGTCGACCTCGGGCGCGCTCGTCGCGACGCTGTTTCCCGGCACCCTGCGGTGGTTCGCCCGTGGGCTCAACATCGAGGTCCCGTCGAACGCGCTGTTCGCGCTGGCCTTCGTGTACGTTCTCCTCAACCTGCTGGCGCTCACCGTCTCGATGTCGGGGCAGGCAGCCCGCACCCGTCGGCTGACGCAGGAGTGCGCGCTCCTGCGCGCGGAGCTCGACACCTTGCGCGAACGGCTCGACGGAGCGGCAGCGCGCGAATGA
- a CDS encoding glycosyltransferase family 2 protein yields MPRPLRISVVTPSFNQAAFLPRTLQSVLGQQGEFELDYRVQDGGSRDGSVELLERHAGRLRFKTEPDHGQADAVNRALREADGDVVGWVNSDDLLLPGALDRVAKAFRERPGTQWVHGRCEIIDAEDRPIRRWLSAYKDRRCRRYSYRKLLLENFVSQMTVFWRRDALDAGPLDEALHYALDYDLWLRLGKRSAPVFIDAPQAAFRWYDTSKSGARFDVQFEEDLRVFERHAPPGDRLLRLEKRLHTAGIVAAYRVLRAFR; encoded by the coding sequence ATGCCACGCCCGCTCCGCATCTCCGTGGTCACCCCGTCGTTCAATCAGGCGGCCTTTCTCCCCCGCACGCTCCAGAGCGTCCTCGGCCAGCAGGGAGAGTTCGAGCTGGATTACCGCGTCCAGGACGGCGGGAGCCGCGACGGGAGCGTCGAGTTGCTGGAGCGCCACGCCGGCCGGCTCCGGTTCAAGACCGAGCCCGATCACGGCCAGGCGGACGCGGTGAACCGCGCGCTGCGTGAGGCCGACGGCGACGTGGTGGGTTGGGTGAACAGCGACGATCTCCTCCTCCCTGGCGCTCTCGACCGCGTGGCGAAGGCCTTCCGGGAGCGGCCCGGGACGCAGTGGGTGCACGGTCGGTGCGAGATCATCGACGCCGAGGACAGGCCCATTCGCCGCTGGCTCTCGGCCTACAAGGACCGGCGCTGCCGCCGCTACAGCTACCGGAAGCTCCTCCTCGAGAACTTCGTCTCCCAGATGACGGTGTTCTGGCGCCGCGACGCGCTCGACGCGGGCCCCCTGGACGAGGCGCTTCACTACGCGCTGGACTACGACCTCTGGCTCCGCCTCGGGAAGCGCTCTGCCCCGGTCTTCATCGACGCCCCGCAGGCGGCGTTCAGGTGGTACGACACGAGCAAGAGCGGCGCCCGCTTCGACGTTCAATTCGAGGAGGACCTCCGGGTGTTCGAGCGCCACGCGCCGCCAGGCGATCGCCTGCTGCGCCTCGAGAAGCGCCTCCACACGGCCGGGATCGTCGCCGCGTACCGGGTGCTCAGGGCGTTCCGGTAG
- a CDS encoding DUF2142 domain-containing protein, producing the protein MTSPASHPDKLFLYLALCFGIVFAFVVPPIQFADEDSHYKKAYAVSTGDVLPHAVVDASGAHFGNRLPRSVLEFVDQHRYMIGRPEAKYRYSDLYLRTAAPAGHGDRAFNSHSAAALDPLVYLPSALGMLAGRLLYGAVGASALYTPAANLYFGRLFNLFFFVACVTAAIRLTPIAKTAFAVAALLPMSLALAASVNRDATVIAAAFLFTAFVLHLAHRSEPIRRRDLVGLFALGLVLLLGKQIYFSLMGLLLLVPPGQWGPGRAKWRSIAVLVGACLGLYLLESVYVAALGRGAASPEATAVHQQLAYVLHNPARCLSLMVATPVRSRIGWTVGLIGNLGWLDTNFPYPFLAVPGVALAATTLFDPGGAVGLAPRPKLVALAILLATGLAIELGFYVLWTSLPSEGGVGADTITGIQGRYFLPLLPLAIVLVRNGWTAGWTKAGELVDLLLPPVLTAVQVVTLFILVLRYWIP; encoded by the coding sequence ATGACGAGTCCCGCCTCGCACCCCGACAAGCTCTTCCTCTACCTGGCCCTCTGCTTCGGCATCGTCTTCGCGTTCGTCGTACCGCCGATCCAGTTCGCGGACGAGGATAGCCATTACAAGAAGGCCTACGCGGTCTCGACCGGAGACGTGCTTCCGCATGCGGTCGTCGACGCGTCGGGAGCGCACTTCGGGAACCGCCTGCCGCGATCCGTCCTGGAGTTCGTCGATCAGCACCGCTACATGATCGGCCGCCCCGAGGCCAAGTACCGTTACTCCGACCTCTACCTGAGAACGGCGGCTCCCGCAGGGCACGGCGATCGAGCGTTCAACAGCCACTCGGCGGCCGCGCTCGATCCGCTCGTCTACCTGCCGTCGGCGCTCGGCATGCTGGCGGGCCGGCTGCTCTATGGCGCCGTCGGCGCCAGCGCGCTGTACACGCCGGCGGCGAACCTCTACTTCGGCCGACTCTTCAACCTGTTCTTCTTCGTGGCCTGCGTCACTGCGGCCATCCGCCTGACGCCCATCGCGAAGACGGCGTTCGCCGTGGCCGCCCTCCTCCCGATGTCGCTGGCCCTCGCGGCCAGCGTGAACCGTGATGCCACGGTCATCGCCGCCGCGTTCCTCTTCACCGCCTTCGTCCTGCACCTCGCCCACCGGAGCGAGCCGATTCGCCGCCGGGATCTCGTCGGCCTCTTCGCTCTTGGACTCGTGCTCCTGCTGGGGAAGCAGATCTACTTCTCCTTGATGGGCCTCCTCCTGCTCGTGCCGCCCGGGCAATGGGGGCCGGGGCGAGCCAAGTGGAGGTCCATCGCGGTCCTCGTCGGCGCTTGCCTCGGCCTCTACCTGCTCGAGTCCGTCTACGTCGCGGCGCTCGGACGTGGCGCAGCCTCCCCGGAGGCTACCGCCGTCCACCAGCAACTCGCGTACGTCCTGCACAACCCGGCGCGCTGCCTCTCGCTGATGGTCGCGACGCCGGTGCGCAGTCGCATCGGCTGGACGGTGGGCTTGATCGGCAACCTCGGGTGGCTGGACACGAACTTCCCCTACCCGTTCCTCGCCGTCCCCGGCGTCGCGCTCGCCGCGACGACCCTGTTCGATCCCGGAGGCGCCGTCGGACTGGCGCCTCGCCCGAAGCTCGTCGCGCTCGCCATCCTCCTCGCGACAGGGCTCGCGATCGAGCTCGGATTCTACGTGCTCTGGACCTCGCTGCCGAGCGAGGGCGGCGTCGGCGCGGACACGATCACCGGAATCCAGGGCCGGTACTTCCTCCCGCTGCTGCCACTCGCGATCGTCCTCGTCCGAAACGGCTGGACCGCGGGCTGGACCAAGGCGGGTGAGCTCGTCGACCTGCTCCTCCCCCCCGTGCTCACCGCGGTCCAGGTCGTGACCCTCTTCATCCTGGTGCTCAGGTACTGGATCCCCTGA
- a CDS encoding glycosyltransferase, translating to MRTLPGTKVGPARGFMRIVQVSTLYPPEFFSGGTLAPHQVALTLKRRGHEVSVYSGSCVFGVPALTEKSWTYEGLPVHALTVTEGYGHVPANYRNASAAQRFDRYLAAVRPDVVHFHSIQALGADLLEVARRHGAAVVVTMHDGWWVCARQFMFTGPPANRMCQLVVDPATCDCIDGFDFVARRKYLASALESADRVLAVSDGFARVLVENGVAPGKVVTCENGVAPAKPIARRPSPRVRFGHFGGPDPWKGAATLARAMALLDSDVAAEVFGIEADAWRSMGGRWPDPRVHLRPRFGPRELPALMADLDVVVVTSIGMETFSIVAREAMQYGLPVITSTTLGPQGLVRDGENGLVYERGDAEGLAAAMRRFAEDPAFLASSSAAASATPIRTIEQQVDDIEAIYREVAANRDAPIDAPPLPRSVLFLAGMDGAPYRYRVMHLCEQLEPLGIRTTARFARDEEALALAGEHEIVVLNRVPWDPWVERVVARARAAGAVLVFGVDDLIFDPTLQIEALKALPRSTARAYRHGLKLFHETFKACDAFLGSTPALTEAASALGKPAFMHGNTLGRELVRLSEAARLAASEERARRANGVVRVGYFSGSYAHDADFMTAAAALAEVMRQRPSVRLVLGGHLRVPPVLQPFEERMERLPFVSWRELPGRIARIDINLAPLETPSRFNDAKSALKWFEAAAAGVPTIASPSAAFQEAIRHGETGMLAATSEEWSSALLALVDDAALRARIADAARTDALARFGPEVGTQALADTMRALYALAPGPMRRLPAVTDSELAAIRARGIGIGRPALEPFDAVAGTSQLLMENVTPPLGRITANQPVFLPTGLLYRVDFCVGTYGRIHRYDLVLRVIDLATGEELGQASLPAEHACDNSWLAFELDEIPVQEGRQVLFVIEAPAAPRREGLSLYCHIGGWPGGVGWAGGAHGFNLAYRTWLRPPGWRSAAAVEPATDPEQVARDARRAAARAARLEQRLAMTEERLRRIAAEPSGLARALLRTRPGRALARLATLAEEPGPSMPARVVRGAIAKLGRGDDQDVDRRMERVRATLAYRVGRRVYRGLRRR from the coding sequence ATGAGAACACTGCCGGGTACTAAGGTCGGTCCTGCGAGGGGATTCATGAGAATCGTACAGGTCTCGACACTTTATCCGCCAGAGTTCTTCTCCGGCGGAACGCTGGCCCCGCATCAGGTCGCGCTCACGCTGAAGCGTCGAGGCCACGAGGTCAGCGTCTACTCGGGATCGTGCGTATTTGGAGTGCCCGCGCTCACCGAGAAGAGCTGGACCTACGAAGGACTCCCCGTTCACGCGCTCACGGTGACGGAGGGCTACGGCCACGTCCCCGCCAATTATCGCAATGCGTCGGCGGCGCAGCGTTTCGATAGATATCTCGCGGCCGTCCGCCCGGACGTGGTGCACTTCCACAGCATCCAGGCGCTGGGCGCGGACCTCCTGGAAGTCGCCCGGCGGCACGGAGCCGCGGTCGTCGTCACGATGCACGACGGCTGGTGGGTCTGCGCGCGTCAGTTCATGTTCACCGGGCCGCCGGCGAACCGGATGTGCCAGCTCGTCGTCGACCCTGCGACGTGCGATTGCATCGACGGCTTCGACTTCGTCGCCCGGCGGAAGTACCTGGCTTCCGCCCTGGAGAGTGCCGATCGCGTGCTCGCGGTGTCCGACGGGTTCGCCCGGGTGCTGGTGGAGAACGGCGTCGCGCCCGGGAAGGTGGTCACCTGTGAGAACGGGGTGGCGCCCGCCAAGCCGATCGCGCGGCGGCCATCGCCACGGGTGCGCTTCGGGCACTTCGGAGGACCCGATCCATGGAAGGGGGCCGCGACGCTCGCGCGCGCCATGGCGCTGCTCGACAGCGACGTCGCCGCCGAGGTCTTCGGGATCGAGGCCGACGCGTGGCGGAGCATGGGCGGCCGCTGGCCCGACCCGCGCGTTCACCTCCGGCCGCGCTTCGGCCCGCGAGAGCTGCCGGCGCTCATGGCGGATCTCGACGTCGTCGTCGTGACCTCGATCGGCATGGAGACGTTCTCGATCGTCGCGCGCGAGGCGATGCAGTACGGCCTCCCGGTGATCACGTCGACCACGCTCGGCCCGCAGGGCCTGGTGCGCGACGGCGAGAACGGCCTCGTCTACGAGCGCGGGGACGCGGAGGGCCTGGCCGCCGCCATGCGGCGGTTCGCCGAGGACCCGGCCTTCCTGGCGAGCAGCAGCGCGGCGGCTTCCGCCACGCCCATCCGAACCATCGAGCAGCAGGTCGACGACATCGAAGCGATCTACCGCGAGGTGGCCGCGAACCGCGACGCACCGATCGACGCTCCTCCGCTGCCCCGCTCGGTCCTGTTTCTCGCCGGGATGGACGGCGCGCCCTACCGCTATCGCGTCATGCACCTCTGCGAGCAGCTCGAGCCGCTCGGGATCCGCACGACCGCGCGGTTCGCTCGCGACGAGGAAGCGCTCGCGCTCGCGGGCGAGCACGAGATCGTGGTGCTGAACCGGGTGCCCTGGGATCCCTGGGTCGAGCGGGTCGTCGCGCGGGCCCGCGCCGCCGGGGCCGTCCTCGTCTTCGGAGTCGACGATCTCATCTTCGATCCCACCCTCCAGATCGAGGCCCTCAAGGCCTTGCCGCGGAGCACCGCGCGCGCCTACCGCCACGGCCTCAAGCTCTTCCACGAGACCTTCAAGGCCTGCGACGCGTTCCTGGGGAGCACCCCGGCGCTCACCGAGGCGGCGAGCGCGCTCGGCAAGCCGGCGTTCATGCACGGCAACACCCTCGGGCGCGAGCTCGTCCGGCTGTCGGAGGCGGCGCGTCTGGCGGCCTCGGAGGAGCGCGCCCGGCGCGCGAACGGCGTGGTCCGCGTCGGCTACTTCAGCGGGTCCTACGCGCACGACGCCGACTTCATGACCGCAGCGGCGGCCCTCGCGGAGGTGATGCGGCAGCGGCCGTCCGTGCGGCTCGTGCTGGGTGGGCACCTCCGCGTCCCGCCGGTGCTGCAGCCGTTCGAGGAGCGGATGGAGCGCCTGCCCTTCGTCTCCTGGCGCGAGCTTCCCGGGCGCATCGCGCGCATCGACATCAACCTCGCCCCTCTCGAGACGCCCTCTCGCTTCAACGACGCGAAGAGCGCGCTCAAGTGGTTCGAGGCGGCCGCGGCCGGCGTGCCCACGATCGCGTCACCCAGCGCCGCTTTCCAGGAGGCGATCCGACACGGTGAGACGGGCATGCTGGCCGCCACCTCGGAAGAGTGGTCGTCGGCACTCCTCGCCCTGGTGGATGACGCCGCGCTCCGGGCACGGATCGCCGACGCCGCGCGGACCGACGCGCTCGCACGCTTCGGCCCGGAGGTCGGCACGCAGGCCCTGGCCGACACGATGCGCGCGCTGTATGCGCTCGCCCCCGGCCCGATGCGGCGCCTGCCGGCGGTCACGGACTCCGAGCTGGCGGCCATTCGCGCCCGCGGCATCGGGATCGGACGGCCCGCCCTCGAGCCGTTCGACGCCGTCGCGGGGACGTCGCAGCTCTTGATGGAGAACGTCACACCGCCGCTCGGGCGCATCACGGCCAATCAGCCCGTGTTCCTGCCGACCGGGCTCCTGTATCGGGTCGACTTCTGCGTCGGGACCTACGGGCGCATCCACCGATACGATCTGGTGCTGCGCGTCATCGACCTCGCCACGGGCGAGGAGCTGGGCCAGGCCTCGCTCCCGGCCGAGCACGCTTGCGACAACAGCTGGCTCGCGTTCGAGCTGGACGAGATCCCGGTCCAAGAAGGTCGCCAGGTGCTGTTCGTGATCGAGGCTCCAGCGGCGCCCCGTCGCGAGGGCCTCAGCCTTTACTGTCACATCGGTGGGTGGCCGGGGGGCGTGGGCTGGGCCGGGGGTGCCCACGGGTTCAATCTCGCCTACCGGACGTGGTTGCGTCCGCCCGGCTGGCGCTCCGCCGCGGCGGTCGAACCCGCGACCGACCCCGAGCAGGTGGCGAGGGATGCGCGCCGCGCCGCCGCCCGCGCGGCCCGGCTGGAGCAGCGCTTGGCGATGACGGAGGAGCGCCTGAGGCGCATCGCGGCGGAGCCCTCGGGACTCGCTCGGGCGCTGCTGCGGACGCGACCGGGTCGCGCGCTGGCGCGCCTCGCCACCTTGGCGGAGGAGCCGGGTCCCTCGATGCCAGCGCGCGTCGTGCGGGGCGCCATCGCCAAGCTCGGCCGCGGTGACGACCAGGACGTCGATCGCAGGATGGAACGCGTCCGCGCGACGCTCGCCTACCGCGTGGGACGCCGGGTGTACCGGGGGCTGCGCCGGCGATGA
- the rfbB gene encoding dTDP-glucose 4,6-dehydratase yields MNILITGGSGFIGSNLVRLLLAERPEWRIVNLDKLTYAGNAENLADLAGNPRYRFVRGDISNGELVAELIRSEHIDAVMHLAAESHVDRSILSPAIFIETNVRGTQVLLEAARELEVKRFLHVSTDEVYGSLGPTGFFTEETPLDPSSPYSASKAGSDLLALAYAHTFKMNVTVTRCSNNYGPYQFPEKLIPLMIANALRDRPLPVYGDGMNVRDWIHVEDHCRGLLAALEQGKAGQVYNFGASSERHNIEIVKAVLRLLGKPESLIEYVKDRPGHDRRYAIDAAKAKRELGWAPRHRFEDALAATVAWYGEHRGWWERILTGEYLKYYEKQYGVRG; encoded by the coding sequence ATGAATATCCTCATCACGGGTGGCTCGGGTTTCATCGGCTCGAACCTGGTGCGCCTCCTCCTGGCCGAGCGCCCTGAGTGGCGCATCGTCAACCTCGACAAGCTCACCTACGCCGGGAACGCCGAGAACCTGGCCGACCTGGCCGGAAACCCGCGCTACCGCTTCGTCCGCGGCGACATCTCGAACGGCGAGCTGGTCGCCGAGCTCATCCGCTCCGAGCACATCGACGCGGTGATGCACCTCGCGGCCGAGAGCCACGTCGACCGCTCCATCCTCTCGCCCGCCATCTTCATCGAGACGAACGTCCGCGGGACGCAGGTGCTGCTCGAGGCGGCGCGCGAGCTCGAGGTGAAGCGCTTCCTGCACGTCTCCACCGACGAGGTGTACGGCTCGCTCGGCCCCACGGGCTTCTTCACCGAGGAGACGCCGCTCGATCCCTCCTCGCCGTACTCGGCCTCGAAGGCCGGCTCAGACCTGCTCGCGCTCGCCTACGCGCACACCTTCAAGATGAACGTGACGGTGACGCGCTGCTCCAACAACTACGGCCCGTACCAGTTCCCCGAGAAGCTCATCCCGCTCATGATCGCGAACGCGCTGCGCGACCGGCCGCTGCCGGTCTACGGCGACGGGATGAACGTGCGCGACTGGATCCACGTCGAGGACCACTGCCGCGGCCTGCTCGCGGCGCTCGAGCAGGGAAAGGCCGGGCAGGTCTACAACTTCGGGGCCTCCAGCGAGCGGCACAACATCGAGATCGTGAAGGCCGTGCTGCGGCTCCTCGGCAAGCCCGAGTCGCTCATCGAGTACGTGAAGGACCGCCCCGGTCACGACCGGCGCTACGCCATCGACGCCGCCAAGGCGAAGCGCGAGCTGGGCTGGGCGCCGCGGCACCGCTTCGAGGACGCGCTCGCCGCCACGGTGGCCTGGTACGGCGAGCACCGCGGCTGGTGGGAGCGCATCCTCACCGGGGAGTACCTCAAGTATTACGAGAAGCAGTACGGGGTGCGAGGTTGA
- a CDS encoding SDR family oxidoreductase, translating to MRVAVTGANGLLGGAAVAQLAGAHEVLAIGRGACRLPAGRFSWADADLGDGQTVEAALRAFRADAVLHAGALTDVDGCERDPDAAWRVNVGGSEQVARACRALGARLVAVSTDYVFDGEAGPYGEEDTPNPRGAYARTKRCGEEAALLLAPDRAVARVAVVYSGRPGAKNTFATQVVEKLTRGEPVTAFCDQVVSPTLAESAAAMTLELLLEHDYQGVLHTAGATSLDRVDFAQRVAARFGLRGEIVPVRTADVKLLAPRPLRSALRIDRAAALLRSRPLAIEAALDTFHAQWRSRRAA from the coding sequence TTGAGGGTCGCGGTCACAGGGGCCAACGGGCTCCTCGGCGGCGCTGCGGTGGCGCAGCTCGCCGGCGCGCACGAGGTGCTGGCCATCGGCCGCGGCGCCTGCCGCCTGCCGGCCGGACGCTTCTCCTGGGCCGACGCCGATCTCGGCGACGGGCAGACGGTCGAGGCGGCGCTCCGCGCGTTCCGCGCCGATGCGGTGCTGCACGCGGGCGCCCTGACTGACGTGGACGGCTGCGAGCGCGACCCGGACGCCGCCTGGCGGGTGAACGTCGGCGGCAGCGAGCAGGTGGCGCGCGCCTGCCGCGCGCTCGGCGCGCGCCTGGTGGCGGTCTCCACCGACTATGTGTTCGACGGCGAGGCGGGGCCGTATGGCGAGGAAGACACGCCGAACCCTCGCGGCGCCTACGCCCGCACCAAGCGCTGCGGAGAGGAGGCGGCGCTGCTCCTCGCGCCCGATCGCGCGGTGGCGCGGGTGGCCGTCGTCTACAGCGGCCGCCCGGGCGCCAAGAACACCTTCGCCACGCAGGTGGTGGAGAAGCTCACGCGCGGCGAGCCGGTGACGGCCTTCTGCGACCAGGTGGTTTCGCCCACGCTGGCCGAGAGCGCCGCCGCGATGACGCTCGAGCTGCTGCTCGAGCACGACTACCAGGGCGTGCTGCACACGGCCGGCGCCACCTCCCTCGACCGCGTGGACTTCGCGCAGCGGGTCGCGGCGCGCTTCGGCCTGCGCGGCGAGATCGTGCCGGTCCGCACCGCGGACGTGAAGCTGCTCGCGCCCCGGCCGCTCCGCTCGGCGTTGCGGATCGATAGGGCCGCGGCGCTGCTCCGTAGCCGGCCGCTCGCGATCGAGGCAGCGCTCGACACCTTCCACGCGCAGTGGCGCTCCCGGAGGGCCGCGTGA